The Nitrososphaerota archaeon region ATGTCCCTAGAGGAACATCAGAACCAGAACTTTCTGGAAAACTTGTTTCTGATATTTATAAAGTTAAATTATCTGACTTAAAAATAATTCTAAAGAATAAATCTCTTCTTTTGCTTTATGCTCAAGGATTTTTTGGTGTTTTTCCATGGAATGCTCTAACTTTCTGGGTTATAACACATATGGCAGTAGAAAGAAAATTTTCTTCAGAATTAATAATGATAGTAATGATTGTTTTCCTTTTAGCTATGATTATTGGGAATATCATTGCTGGTTATTTAAGCGATTTCCTATTTAAGAAGACAAAAAGAGGGAGAGCTATGTTTGGAGCCATAGTAGTCTTCTTTTCAGCTTTACTTATATATTTAGCAATGTATTCAGAAACTTTTGAAAGTTTTCTCTTTTTTGGAGTGCTTACAGCATTTGAAATTCCAATGGCTGGACCAAGTGTAAGTGCAGCTATTACAGATGTTACTGAACCTGAATTAAGAGGAAGCGCGACAGCTTATCTTAGATTTTTTGAAAATATTGGTAGTTCAATTTCACCTGCGCTTGTAGGAATAATTAGCATGAGCAGTACATTACAATTTTCTATAACATTAATTAGCTCTCTTACTTGGATAATATGTGGAATTCTTTTTGTTTTTCTTACACTAGTGATACCAAGTGATATTGATAGATTAAGGGCTGTTATGAAAAAGAGAGCAGAAGAACTTATAAAATCTTAAGTGTAAAGGTGAATGAAAAATGTTTTCTGAATTTAAAGAAATATTTAAGAATTTAAATGAGAAAACTTCAAAAGATTTAATGAAAAAATTGTTTGGAATAGATATGGAGAAACCTTTTGAAAATGTTAAAAAGATACTTTGTATTCAACCACATCCAGATGATTGTGATATAGCAATAGGAGGACTTTTAGCAAAATTAAGTTTAGAAAAGAAAGAAATAATTTACTTAACATTAACTGATGGTTGTTTTGGAACAAATGACCCTTCAATAAAACCAGAACAACTTGCTAAAATTAGAAAAGAAGAACAAGAAAAAGCAGCAAAAATTATTGGAGTAAAGAAGCTTCTTTGGCTTAATTATAAAGATACTGAACTTCCTCATTCTCCAAATGTTAGAAATGAAATTATAAGTATAATTAGAGAAGAAAAGCCCGATATAGTTTTAGCTCCAGATGCATGGCTTCCTTATGAAATTCATCCAGACCATAGAAATGCTGGACTTTTAGCTACTGAAGCAGTATTTTTCTCTTCTCTTCCAAATATAAACAGAGTAGATTTAGAAAAAGGTTTAGAACCTTATGAAGTACCTTTAATTGGTTTATATTATACTTCAAAACCAAATTTTATAATTGATATTTCTGATACTTTTAATATTAAACTTAATGCATTAAAAGAACATAAAAGCCAATTCCAAAATAATTGGGAATTTTTAGTTTTATATCTTCAAGCTATAGGTGCATTTTATGGAAAGAAAATAAATACAGATTGTGCAGAGGCGCTTAAAATTATTCCAAAAATATTATTGCATATTGTACCTATTGTTGAAATTATATGATAATATCTTTAAAATTATAATTATGAAAGATTAAGTAGATTAAAAAATTTGGTGAAAGATGGATGGATAAGTGGGAAAGGTTTTTAAAGGCAGCACGTCTTGAAGAACCTGATGAAGTGCCTATAGCATTAATTGTTGATAGTCCTTCTCTTCCAGGCTTTTTAGGAACTACAACTCTAAAATATTATCTAATACAAGAAGAATGGTTAAAAGCTAATTTATTTATTTTAAATAGATTTCCTGAAATTGTATTTTTTCCAGGATTTTGGGTAGAATATGGAATGCTTATTGAACCATCTGCTTTTGGAGCTAAACTTAAATGGAAAAAAGATGGATTACCATTTCCTGGACCAATTATTAAAAAGCTTGAAGAAATAGATGAACTTGAAGACCCTGATCCTCAAACAGATGGATTAATGCCTTTAGCTTTAGAATTATATGAATATTATCAAAAAATTTTAGAAAGTAAAGGATATACAATTAAGTTTGTAGCATCTAGAGGACCGCTTGTGACCGCGGCTCATTTAAGAGGATTAACTAAATTTATAGCAGACCTTAGACTTAATCCTCATTGGATGCATAAATTAATTGAAAAAACAACTAAACTATGTATAAAATGGCTAAAAGCACAACTTGAAATTATTAATGAACCAATAGGAATATTCGTTCTTGATGATATTCCTGGATTACTTTCTCCAAAACTTTTTGAAGAATTTGGTTACCAAAGCTTAAAAAGTATTTTTCAAGAATTTAATGATAAAGTTAGAGCTTTTCATTGCGATTCCAATACTTCTCATATACTTGAAAAATTATCTGAAGTAGGGTTTCAAATATTTAATTTTAGTCATTTAATGGATATAGCTTATGTGAAAAGGAGAATTGGACATAAAGTGTGCCTTATGGGAAATATTCCACCTCTAGAAATATTAGCAAAAGGTAAGCCAGAAGAAGTTTTTGAAGCATCTAAACAATGTATTTTAAAAGCAAAAGCTGGAGGAGGGTACATATTATCAGCAGGTGGTGGTGTTCCTTGTGCAGTACCTCTTGAAAATATAGATGCTATGATTAATGCTGTAAAACAATTTGGAAAATATTCTTAAAAAGATATTATAACTTAAATATAAGTAAGATAAGAATTAAATACCCCTTTTATAAATTCTTTCTGCATTTTCACATAATATAGCCTTAGCTATATCAATTGCTAAATCTTTACTAATACATTTCTCATTTATCATTTCTGTTAATACATAAGCTATTTGTGTTTTAGCTAAAATAGCTTTTCCATAAACCCAATCTGCAACATACGCATCGCTAAAGAATCCCCCAATTTTATTATATGGAAGCATTTGTAATCTTATTTTTAAATATGACTTTATAATTTCAGGGTACATAGAATACCACCAATATCCGCTTAAGAATACATTAGGATAATTTTTTGCAATTACTGTTATTGGATGATTTAACAAACTATCAGCTATGAATATATCAAAATTAACTTCAGGATATTTGGCAAATAGTATAGCAAGATCCATTAATTGTTGTGGGTTAAATATTGTAATAGCATAATCTGGTGGTGAAGCCCCAGGTACTGGTCTTTTTACACCTAGCATAAATTGAGAAACAAGATTATATTCTTTACATAATTCTAATAATTGATTAAGCATGAATGAAGATAAAATTCTTCTGCCATTTATATCTAAAGTGTCTATTTCTTTCAATGTTGAAATATAAGGAGATATTTCTTTCTCATTTACTTGTAATTTTAGGAAGTCATCATCTGGTTGTATATTCACTGTAACTGCAACTATATGATCTGAAAAAATTTTAATTAATTTTGAAAGCATTTCTATTAAATCAGTTGGATTTCTTACATCAATACCTGTGATTTTTTCTAAATGATTTAAATTTTGCTTATTTAAATTAGGAATTATGGAATCCATTCTAAGCCCTCCCTCAAATATTTCTTTATCATATTTTGGAATTTTCTCTAAAGGATTAAGAGTCAACAAAGATTTTTTAACATAAGCTTTATTCTTTAAAATATTTTTTGCCCATGTTTCATCATTTTTCTTAGATTCTAAAAGATCAATTATTTTTTTCCAATTTTTTTCATTTATTTCTTCATCTTCAAATCCATACAAATCATTAAGTATTTTTATTAAAGACCAGAAAGTAGAAGTATTTCTTAAATATTTAATATAAGGTAAAGCAATTTTTAATTTTTCAACTCCTTTAGATTCTTCTAAATATTTATAAGGCACTCCTGCACTAGCAAGCTCTGTTTTTATATAATGGTAAAAAATCACATCTTCATAATTACTTAAAGATAATGCTTGAGGATTTAAATGATTATGAATATCAAAAATTTCTAATTTTTCAATAGATTGATAAATTTCATTGAAAATTTTTTTAATATCTGAATTCATTATAACACTCATAGATATAATAAAATATACACTAACTAATAAGTTTTGTGCAACTAACCTCAAAAAATGAAGAAATATATTATCTTTTAATACCAGCTTTAATGAAAGTTTCTATAAAGGATCTTTGAACAATCAGATACAATATTAATGCTGGTAATGTATAAATAAGTGATGTTGCTGCCAAGGCTGGATAATGAGGTGGCGATTCTCCTGTTGAACCATATATGTACCTAACAAAAGTTACTGCTATAGATAATGTGTAATTACTCTTTGTATTTAGAATTATTAATGGCCATAAAAGAGCCCCCCAACNNNNNNNNNNNNNNNNNNNNNNNNNNNNNNNNNNNNNNNNNNNNNNNNNNNNNNNNNNNNNNNNNNNNNNNNNNNNNNNNNN contains the following coding sequences:
- a CDS encoding glucuronate isomerase — its product is MNSDIKKIFNEIYQSIEKLEIFDIHNHLNPQALSLSNYEDVIFYHYIKTELASAGVPYKYLEESKGVEKLKIALPYIKYLRNTSTFWSLIKILNDLYGFEDEEINEKNWKKIIDLLESKKNDETWAKNILKNKAYVKKSLLTLNPLEKIPKYDKEIFEGGLRMDSIIPNLNKQNLNHLEKITGIDVRNPTDLIEMLSKLIKIFSDHIVAVTVNIQPDDDFLKLQVNEKEISPYISTLKEIDTLDINGRRILSSFMLNQLLELCKEYNLVSQFMLGVKRPVPGASPPDYAITIFNPQQLMDLAILFAKYPEVNFDIFIADSLLNHPITVIAKNYPNVFLSGYWWYSMYPEIIKSYLKIRLQMLPYNKIGGFFSDAYVADWVYGKAILAKTQIAYVLTEMINEKCISKDLAIDIAKAILCENAERIYKRGI
- a CDS encoding uroporphyrinogen decarboxylase family protein, with the translated sequence MDKWERFLKAARLEEPDEVPIALIVDSPSLPGFLGTTTLKYYLIQEEWLKANLFILNRFPEIVFFPGFWVEYGMLIEPSAFGAKLKWKKDGLPFPGPIIKKLEEIDELEDPDPQTDGLMPLALELYEYYQKILESKGYTIKFVASRGPLVTAAHLRGLTKFIADLRLNPHWMHKLIEKTTKLCIKWLKAQLEIINEPIGIFVLDDIPGLLSPKLFEEFGYQSLKSIFQEFNDKVRAFHCDSNTSHILEKLSEVGFQIFNFSHLMDIAYVKRRIGHKVCLMGNIPPLEILAKGKPEEVFEASKQCILKAKAGGGYILSAGGGVPCAVPLENIDAMINAVKQFGKYS
- a CDS encoding carbohydrate ABC transporter permease encodes the protein WGALLWPLIILNTKSNYTLSIAVTFVRYIYGSTGESPPHYPALAATSLIYTLPALILYLIVQRSFIETFIKAGIKR
- a CDS encoding MFS transporter, with the protein product VPRGTSEPELSGKLVSDIYKVKLSDLKIILKNKSLLLLYAQGFFGVFPWNALTFWVITHMAVERKFSSELIMIVMIVFLLAMIIGNIIAGYLSDFLFKKTKRGRAMFGAIVVFFSALLIYLAMYSETFESFLFFGVLTAFEIPMAGPSVSAAITDVTEPELRGSATAYLRFFENIGSSISPALVGIISMSSTLQFSITLISSLTWIICGILFVFLTLVIPSDIDRLRAVMKKRAEELIKS
- a CDS encoding PIG-L deacetylase family protein produces the protein MFSEFKEIFKNLNEKTSKDLMKKLFGIDMEKPFENVKKILCIQPHPDDCDIAIGGLLAKLSLEKKEIIYLTLTDGCFGTNDPSIKPEQLAKIRKEEQEKAAKIIGVKKLLWLNYKDTELPHSPNVRNEIISIIREEKPDIVLAPDAWLPYEIHPDHRNAGLLATEAVFFSSLPNINRVDLEKGLEPYEVPLIGLYYTSKPNFIIDISDTFNIKLNALKEHKSQFQNNWEFLVLYLQAIGAFYGKKINTDCAEALKIIPKILLHIVPIVEII